TTGGAGCAGGCCGAGAACAATTTCAGGTACGGTGAGGAATGATGCGCATACTCGTCGTCGGAAGCGCGGGACTGCTCGGCTCCTACTTATACAGGTACGGGAAATCGAAAAACCACGAAATGGTCGGTTTGAGCAGGAGCGCCTCCCCATGCACGGATATCCAGGGGGACGCAACGGATTTCGAGTGGCTTTCGCGGCAGGTGAAGGGCGCTAAGTGCGAAATCGTCGTCAACACCCTCAAGTTCAAGGGCTCCACGGACGACTGTGAAACGAGGAAGGAGGAGTGCTGGAAGGCCAACTATCTTGTGCCGGAAAAACTGGCAGCCCTTCAGAAGGAACTCGGTTTCGGCCTGGTGCAGATATCCACGGATTGGGCATTCGACGGAAGCGAGAACCGGGATTATAAGGAGACGGATGTGCCGTATCCGCGGAACTTCTATGCGTTTTCCAAATACGCCGCCGAGCTGGCGGTCGCCGGATGCTCGAAATGCATGGTATTGAGGACGAACGGGCTATTCGGCTTTGAATTGCCGGCGAGGAATTTCATGGCCCGGTTCCTTGAGAGCGCAAAGGCCGGAAAAAGGTTCGATGCGGCCACAGACCAGATAGCACAGCCCATATCGGCGCTCGCGCTTTCGAAGATAATAATCGAGCTCGCGGAAAAGGGCGAATGGCCGGGAATGCTCCATGCCACCGGCCCGGATTTGATTTCCAGGTACGAGCTGGCGCTGCTCTTCGCCGCGCATTTCAAGCTGCAAAAGGGCCTGGTAGGGCAGTCCACTTCCGCCGCGCGGAGCATATTCATCCCGAAGAAGATTGGCATGGACATCTCCAAGGCGGAAAGGATGCTGGGCAGGAAGATAGAGCATATCGGGCGGATGCTTGATGATTTG
This genomic window from Candidatus Micrarchaeia archaeon contains:
- a CDS encoding SDR family oxidoreductase, whose protein sequence is MRILVVGSAGLLGSYLYRYGKSKNHEMVGLSRSASPCTDIQGDATDFEWLSRQVKGAKCEIVVNTLKFKGSTDDCETRKEECWKANYLVPEKLAALQKELGFGLVQISTDWAFDGSENRDYKETDVPYPRNFYAFSKYAAELAVAGCSKCMVLRTNGLFGFELPARNFMARFLESAKAGKRFDAATDQIAQPISALALSKIIIELAEKGEWPGMLHATGPDLISRYELALLFAAHFKLQKGLVGQSTSAARSIFIPKKIGMDISKAERMLGRKIEHIGRMLDDLDAFEKVRS